A stretch of Arthrobacter sp. NEB 688 DNA encodes these proteins:
- a CDS encoding GuaB3 family IMP dehydrogenase-related protein — MTEIEIGRGKRGRRAYSFDDIAIVPSRRTRDPQEVSTGWQIDAYHFDLPVIAAPMDSVMSPESAIAFGQHGGLPVLDLEGLWTRYEDPAPLLAEIATLDPALATQRMQEIYRAEIQPELVTERLREIRAAGVTVAGALTPQRTQQLWKTVVDAGVDLFVIRGTTVSAEHVSGRAEPLNLKRFIYELDVPVIVGGAASYSAALHLMRTGAAGVLVGFGGGAAHTTRVTLGIHAPMASAIADVAAARRDYLDESGGRYVHVIADGGVGTSGDVVKAVACGADAVMLGAALARATDAPGRGYHWGAEAHHPELPRGHRVHVGAVAPLEEVLFGPSRVADGTTNLVGALRRAMATSGYLELKEFQRVEVVVAPYQRS, encoded by the coding sequence GTGACCGAGATCGAGATCGGCCGTGGCAAGCGCGGTCGCCGTGCGTACTCCTTCGACGACATCGCCATCGTGCCCTCGCGGCGCACGCGCGACCCCCAGGAGGTGTCCACCGGCTGGCAGATCGACGCGTACCACTTCGACCTGCCCGTCATCGCGGCCCCGATGGACTCGGTGATGTCCCCCGAGTCGGCCATCGCCTTCGGGCAGCACGGCGGGCTGCCGGTGCTCGACCTCGAGGGCCTGTGGACCCGCTACGAGGACCCCGCGCCCCTCCTCGCCGAGATCGCGACGCTCGACCCGGCTCTCGCGACGCAGCGGATGCAGGAGATCTACCGCGCCGAGATCCAGCCCGAGCTCGTCACCGAACGGCTGCGCGAGATCCGCGCGGCGGGCGTCACCGTGGCCGGCGCCCTCACCCCGCAGCGCACCCAGCAGCTGTGGAAGACCGTCGTCGACGCCGGGGTCGACCTCTTCGTCATCCGCGGCACGACCGTCTCGGCCGAGCACGTCTCCGGGCGCGCCGAGCCGCTCAACCTCAAGCGCTTCATCTACGAGCTCGACGTGCCGGTCATCGTCGGCGGCGCAGCCTCCTACTCGGCCGCCCTGCACCTCATGCGCACCGGCGCGGCCGGCGTTCTTGTCGGCTTCGGCGGCGGCGCGGCGCACACGACCCGCGTGACGCTCGGCATCCACGCCCCGATGGCCTCGGCCATCGCCGACGTCGCGGCCGCCCGCCGCGACTACCTCGACGAGTCCGGGGGCCGCTACGTCCACGTCATCGCCGACGGCGGCGTCGGCACGAGCGGCGACGTCGTCAAGGCCGTCGCCTGCGGTGCGGACGCCGTGATGCTCGGGGCCGCGCTGGCCCGCGCCACGGACGCGCCCGGCCGCGGCTACCACTGGGGCGCCGAGGCCCACCACCCCGAGCTGCCGCGCGGCCACCGCGTGCACGTCGGCGCCGTCGCGCCGCTCGAGGAGGTCCTCTTCGGCCCCAGCCGCGTCGCCGACGGCACGACCAACCTCGTCGGTGCGCTGCGCCGGGCGATGGCGACGTCGGGCTACCTCGAGCTCAAGGAGTTCCAGCGCGTCGAGGTCGTCGTCGCGCCCTACCAGCGCAGCTGA
- a CDS encoding DUF1905 domain-containing protein — translation MVTDRAWTFEATLWRDGGWRFVTVPAQASDEVDAVVGDATGGFGSVRVRVQVGATTWLTSVFPSTAHAAYVLPVKKAVRAAEALDEGDTVRVVLRLEGR, via the coding sequence GTGGTGACCGACCGGGCCTGGACCTTCGAGGCGACGCTGTGGCGCGACGGCGGGTGGCGCTTCGTCACGGTGCCGGCGCAGGCCAGCGACGAGGTCGACGCGGTGGTCGGCGACGCGACGGGCGGCTTCGGCTCCGTCCGGGTGCGCGTCCAGGTGGGCGCGACCACCTGGCTCACGAGCGTCTTCCCGTCCACGGCGCACGCCGCCTATGTGCTCCCGGTCAAGAAGGCCGTGCGGGCCGCCGAGGCGCTCGACGAGGGCGACACGGTCCGCGTCGTGCTGCGGCTCGAGGGCCGCTGA
- a CDS encoding MOSC domain-containing protein gives MSSSPQVRVVTALHVAPGRRLPMRPLEAVEAEAGAGLVGDRYHGSRHRHVTVQSAEQLAEAAERLGSPVPPEGTRRNVTVSGGRVVSVPGARARLGSTLLEVVRVAAPCRILDDEVAPGAAAALHDRAGTVFRVVEGGRIAVGDPYEELPFDPAEAAERAASSRAAAAPPRAGRLP, from the coding sequence GTGAGCAGCAGCCCGCAGGTCCGCGTCGTCACCGCCCTGCACGTCGCCCCCGGGCGCCGCCTGCCGATGCGCCCGCTCGAGGCGGTCGAGGCCGAGGCGGGCGCGGGCCTCGTCGGCGACCGCTACCACGGCTCCCGCCACCGCCACGTGACGGTGCAGTCCGCCGAGCAGCTCGCCGAGGCCGCCGAGCGACTGGGCTCACCGGTCCCGCCGGAGGGCACCCGGCGCAACGTCACGGTCTCGGGCGGGCGCGTCGTGTCGGTGCCGGGCGCCCGCGCCCGGCTCGGCTCGACCCTCCTCGAGGTCGTGCGCGTCGCCGCCCCGTGCCGCATCCTCGACGACGAGGTGGCTCCCGGCGCCGCGGCCGCGCTGCACGACCGGGCCGGCACCGTCTTCCGCGTCGTGGAGGGCGGGCGCATCGCCGTCGGCGACCCCTACGAGGAGCTCCCCTTCGACCCGGCCGAGGCCGCCGAGCGCGCAGCCAGCTCGCGAGCCGCCGCCGCTCCCCCGCGCGCCGGCCGCCTGCCCTGA
- a CDS encoding ABC transporter ATP-binding protein produces MPTHPSPWSYGVRPDDLPPTGPDRLLVWLARRQWRTLVAGACFGIPWMLSVALVPAAVGRAVDDGIVARDGRALVLWSLAVVGLGLVSAAAGNGRHLFAVRNWLTAAFRAGSVADLAVRRAGPALTRRMPAGEVLASFTSDFGRMGHSFDVFARFMGAVVSFVVVAVILLRGSVLLGLVMLVGGPLLVASLAFVMKPLQRRQTAQREEAGRLTALGADTVSGLRVLRGIGGEDTFLDRYRAQSQTVRRAGVRVAGTQATLDAAQVLLPGIFVLVVTGVGAHLAVDGRISAGQLVAYYGYTAFLTIPLQTAVEMADKLITTRVAARRISRILAVEPDHPSGPASAATVPAGPLVDPASGVVVEPGRLTALVAARPEDTAGVAARLGRTVAGRHGVTWGATALDDLPVADVRRLVLVSQPDPRLFSGPLREALGGRDDHARRTALEVADAADALAAVEEGLDGELQERGRSLSGGQRQRLALARALLRDPEVLVLVEPTSAVDAHTEARIAGRLAAHRAGRTTVVVTASPLLLDRADVVHLVEDGVVVATGTHRQLSRECPAYRSVVVRGEED; encoded by the coding sequence ATGCCGACGCACCCCTCCCCCTGGTCGTACGGCGTGCGACCCGACGACCTGCCGCCCACCGGCCCCGACCGCCTCCTCGTCTGGCTCGCACGCCGCCAGTGGCGCACCCTCGTCGCCGGAGCCTGCTTCGGCATCCCGTGGATGCTCTCCGTCGCGCTCGTGCCGGCCGCGGTCGGCCGCGCCGTCGACGACGGCATCGTCGCGCGCGACGGGCGCGCACTCGTCCTGTGGTCGCTGGCCGTCGTCGGCCTCGGCCTGGTCTCCGCCGCGGCGGGCAACGGGCGCCACCTCTTCGCGGTCCGCAACTGGCTCACCGCGGCGTTCCGCGCCGGCTCCGTCGCCGACCTCGCCGTCCGCCGCGCCGGGCCCGCGCTGACCCGCCGGATGCCGGCCGGCGAGGTGCTGGCCAGCTTCACGAGCGACTTCGGCCGGATGGGCCACAGCTTCGACGTCTTCGCCCGCTTCATGGGGGCCGTCGTGTCGTTCGTCGTCGTCGCGGTCATCCTCCTGCGCGGCTCCGTCCTGCTCGGGCTCGTCATGCTCGTGGGTGGCCCGCTGCTCGTCGCGTCGCTCGCCTTCGTCATGAAGCCGCTCCAGCGTCGCCAGACCGCCCAGCGCGAGGAGGCCGGGCGGCTGACCGCGCTCGGCGCCGACACCGTCTCGGGGCTGCGCGTGCTGCGCGGCATCGGCGGCGAGGACACCTTCCTCGACCGCTACCGCGCGCAGTCGCAGACCGTCCGTCGCGCCGGCGTCCGCGTCGCCGGCACCCAGGCGACCCTCGACGCCGCCCAGGTCCTCCTGCCGGGGATCTTCGTCCTCGTCGTCACCGGCGTCGGCGCGCACCTCGCCGTCGACGGCCGGATCAGCGCCGGCCAGCTCGTCGCGTACTACGGCTACACGGCCTTCCTCACCATCCCGCTGCAGACCGCCGTCGAGATGGCCGACAAGCTCATCACCACCCGGGTCGCGGCGCGCCGCATCTCGCGCATCCTCGCCGTCGAGCCCGACCACCCTTCCGGGCCGGCCTCTGCCGCAACCGTTCCCGCCGGCCCCCTCGTCGACCCGGCCTCCGGTGTCGTCGTCGAGCCCGGCCGCCTGACGGCCCTCGTCGCCGCGCGGCCCGAGGACACCGCGGGGGTCGCCGCCCGCCTCGGCCGCACCGTCGCGGGGCGGCACGGCGTCACGTGGGGCGCGACCGCGCTCGACGACCTCCCGGTCGCCGACGTCCGCCGCCTGGTGCTCGTCTCGCAGCCCGACCCGCGCCTGTTCAGCGGACCGCTGCGCGAGGCCCTCGGCGGCCGGGACGACCACGCCCGCCGCACCGCGCTCGAGGTCGCCGACGCCGCGGATGCGCTCGCCGCCGTCGAGGAGGGGCTCGACGGCGAGCTCCAGGAGCGGGGCCGCTCGCTCTCCGGCGGTCAGCGCCAGCGACTGGCCCTCGCCCGGGCGCTCCTGCGCGACCCCGAGGTCCTCGTCCTCGTCGAGCCGACGAGCGCGGTCGACGCGCACACGGAGGCGCGCATCGCCGGACGCCTCGCGGCCCACCGCGCCGGCCGCACCACGGTGGTCGTCACGGCGAGCCCGCTGCTGCTCGACCGCGCCGACGTCGTGCACCTCGTCGAGGACGGCGTCGTCGTCGCCACCGGCACCCACCGGCAGCTCTCGCGGGAGTGCCCGGCCTACCGGTCGGTCGTCGTCCGCGGGGAGGAGGACTGA
- a CDS encoding succinic semialdehyde dehydrogenase: MPDVIVDPETDPRATYAVDPARVRALAARVVASGEPLTTHTPMTGAPLATFPTSTAADVTVAVARARAAQRRWAGVPVAQRARLLLALHDLVLERRTELLDLVQLESGKARSHAFEEVADVAIVCRHYARRGPGHLAPERHLGVFPLLTRSTEHHRAKGVVGIVSPWNYPLSLAVTDALPALLAGNAVVLRPDPQGTLTALAAVALMVEAGFPDDLVQVVLGPGETGRAVVAQADYVCFTGSTATGREVAAAAGRRLVGSSLELGGKNAVYVADDADLRRAVPGILRACFASAGQLCVSAERLVLHEAVADEFLGRFLEAVAGLRLSTALDWDADMGSLVGPAQLERVLGHVDDAVAKGATVLAGGRARPDVGPYVVEPTVLAGVTSAMACRDEETFGPVVSLYRVADDDAAVALANDTEYGLNASVWTRDVRRGRALAARIQAGTVNVNEGYAAAWGSIGSPMGGMKASGLGRRHGREGILKYTEAQNVTVQGLVNVADLPGLRGARYASALTGALRAMRAARLP, translated from the coding sequence ATGCCCGACGTCATCGTGGACCCGGAGACCGACCCCCGCGCCACCTACGCGGTCGACCCGGCGCGGGTGCGCGCCCTCGCCGCGCGCGTCGTCGCCTCGGGGGAGCCGCTGACGACGCACACCCCGATGACGGGTGCGCCCCTGGCGACCTTCCCGACGTCGACCGCCGCCGACGTCACCGTCGCGGTCGCCCGCGCCCGGGCCGCCCAGCGCCGCTGGGCCGGGGTGCCGGTCGCGCAGCGGGCCCGCCTGCTCCTCGCCCTGCACGACCTCGTCCTCGAGCGCCGCACCGAGCTGCTCGACCTCGTCCAGCTCGAGAGCGGCAAGGCGCGCAGCCACGCCTTCGAGGAGGTCGCCGACGTCGCCATCGTCTGCCGCCACTACGCGCGCCGCGGCCCCGGCCACCTCGCCCCCGAGCGCCACCTCGGCGTCTTCCCGCTGCTGACGCGCAGCACCGAGCACCACCGTGCCAAGGGCGTCGTCGGCATCGTCTCGCCGTGGAACTACCCGCTGAGCCTCGCGGTGACCGACGCCCTGCCGGCCCTCCTCGCGGGCAACGCGGTCGTGCTGCGGCCGGACCCGCAGGGCACGCTCACCGCGCTCGCGGCCGTCGCGCTCATGGTCGAGGCCGGCTTCCCCGACGACCTCGTCCAGGTCGTGCTCGGCCCCGGCGAGACCGGCCGCGCCGTCGTCGCCCAGGCCGACTACGTGTGCTTCACCGGCTCGACGGCCACCGGCCGCGAGGTCGCCGCGGCGGCCGGCCGGCGGCTGGTCGGCTCCAGCCTCGAGCTCGGCGGCAAGAACGCCGTCTACGTCGCCGACGACGCCGACCTGCGCCGCGCCGTCCCCGGCATCCTGCGGGCCTGCTTCGCCTCCGCCGGCCAGCTGTGCGTCAGCGCCGAGCGCCTCGTCCTGCACGAGGCGGTCGCCGACGAGTTCCTCGGCCGCTTCCTCGAGGCCGTCGCCGGGCTGCGCCTCTCGACCGCCCTCGACTGGGACGCCGACATGGGCAGCCTCGTCGGGCCGGCCCAGCTCGAGCGGGTGCTCGGCCACGTCGACGACGCCGTCGCCAAGGGCGCCACCGTGCTCGCCGGCGGCCGGGCGCGCCCCGACGTCGGCCCCTACGTCGTCGAGCCGACCGTGCTCGCCGGCGTGACCTCCGCGATGGCCTGCCGCGACGAGGAGACCTTCGGGCCGGTGGTCTCGCTCTACCGGGTCGCCGACGACGACGCCGCGGTCGCCCTCGCGAACGACACCGAGTACGGCCTCAACGCGTCGGTGTGGACGCGCGACGTGCGCCGGGGGCGGGCGCTCGCCGCCCGCATCCAGGCCGGCACGGTCAACGTCAACGAGGGGTACGCCGCCGCCTGGGGGAGCATCGGCTCGCCGATGGGCGGGATGAAGGCCTCCGGGCTCGGGCGCCGGCACGGGCGCGAGGGCATCCTCAAGTACACCGAGGCGCAGAACGTCACCGTCCAGGGCCTGGTCAACGTCGCGGACCTGCCCGGGCTGCGCGGCGCCCGCTACGCCTCGGCGCTGACCGGGGCCCTGCGGGCGATGCGCGCCGCGAGGCTCCCGTGA
- a CDS encoding ABC transporter ATP-binding protein: MSPLRERTDHARRTLPIAAGPVVRAHVRVLLREHRGALGLVLLWHLLAAVVGLAAPWVVGQVVGLVTTGRASISSIDVLVGLLAAALVVQTATTWVARRSSFVLSEQVFARLREDFVASTVRLPLSTVERAGTGDLLARTTNDVDAISYVIRFGVPTMVVSVTTVLVTGVATVVASPLAALPLLLTPLVWFLPTRRYLRLAGPGYLWEHASYARLNGVAAETVEGAETVDALGLQAERGERFDEALAEAHDAERYTIGLRLRWFPWLEVGFFAPVAGALLWGGWLAWEGVVPVATATAVVLYVQRLLDPLGELIELLDEIQFAATSMSRILGVGEVPADRVATGATPAGEDLSVEHVRYAYREGQDVLHGVSLDLRPGERLAVVGPSGAGKSTLGRLLAGVDGPRTGRITVGGVPLVDLELDALRGEVALVTQEHHVFVGTLAENLRLPRPAADDAELCAALDAVDALDWARALPEGLATRVGSGGHPLTEAQAQQVALARLVLADPHTLVLDEATSLLDPRAARHLERSLGAVLTGRTVVAIAHRLHTAHDADRVAVVDGGRVRELGTHDELVAADGDYAALWRSWRDEG; the protein is encoded by the coding sequence ATGTCGCCGCTGCGCGAGCGCACCGACCACGCCCGCCGCACCCTGCCCATCGCGGCCGGGCCGGTGGTCCGCGCGCACGTCCGCGTCCTGCTGCGCGAGCACCGCGGCGCCCTCGGCCTCGTCCTCCTCTGGCACCTGCTGGCGGCCGTCGTCGGCCTCGCGGCGCCCTGGGTCGTCGGGCAGGTCGTCGGGCTCGTGACGACGGGCCGCGCGAGCATCTCGAGCATCGACGTGCTCGTCGGCCTCCTCGCCGCCGCCCTCGTCGTCCAGACCGCGACGACCTGGGTCGCGCGGCGCAGCTCGTTCGTCCTCTCGGAGCAGGTCTTCGCCCGGCTGCGCGAGGACTTCGTCGCCTCCACCGTGCGCCTGCCGCTGTCGACCGTCGAGCGGGCGGGCACCGGCGACCTCCTCGCGCGCACGACGAACGACGTCGACGCCATCAGCTACGTCATCCGCTTCGGCGTGCCGACGATGGTCGTCTCGGTGACGACGGTGCTCGTGACCGGGGTCGCGACCGTCGTGGCCTCGCCGCTCGCCGCGCTGCCGCTGCTGCTCACCCCCCTCGTCTGGTTCCTGCCGACGCGCCGCTACCTGCGCCTGGCCGGCCCCGGCTACCTCTGGGAGCACGCCTCGTACGCGCGCCTCAACGGGGTCGCCGCCGAGACCGTCGAGGGCGCCGAGACCGTCGACGCCCTCGGCCTCCAGGCGGAGCGCGGCGAGCGCTTCGACGAGGCCCTCGCCGAGGCCCACGACGCCGAGCGGTACACGATCGGCCTGCGGCTGCGCTGGTTCCCGTGGCTCGAGGTCGGCTTCTTCGCCCCCGTCGCCGGCGCGCTGCTCTGGGGCGGCTGGCTGGCGTGGGAGGGCGTCGTCCCGGTCGCCACCGCGACCGCGGTCGTCCTCTACGTCCAGCGGCTCCTCGACCCCCTCGGGGAGCTCATCGAGCTGCTCGACGAGATCCAGTTCGCGGCGACCTCGATGTCGCGCATCCTCGGCGTCGGCGAGGTCCCGGCCGACCGCGTCGCCACCGGCGCGACCCCGGCCGGCGAGGACCTGTCGGTCGAGCACGTCCGGTACGCCTACCGCGAGGGGCAGGACGTGCTGCACGGCGTCTCGCTCGACCTGCGCCCCGGCGAGCGGCTGGCCGTCGTCGGCCCGTCCGGCGCCGGCAAGTCGACGCTCGGGCGGCTGCTCGCCGGCGTCGACGGTCCCCGGACAGGGCGCATCACGGTCGGCGGCGTGCCGCTCGTCGACCTCGAGCTGGACGCCCTGCGCGGCGAGGTCGCCCTCGTGACCCAGGAGCACCACGTCTTCGTCGGCACCCTGGCCGAGAACCTGCGCCTGCCCCGCCCCGCGGCGGACGACGCCGAGCTGTGCGCCGCGCTGGACGCCGTCGACGCGCTCGACTGGGCGCGGGCCCTGCCCGAGGGGCTCGCCACGCGCGTCGGCTCCGGCGGCCACCCGCTGACCGAGGCCCAGGCCCAGCAGGTCGCGCTGGCCCGGCTGGTGCTCGCCGACCCGCACACGCTCGTGCTCGACGAGGCGACCTCGCTGCTCGACCCACGGGCCGCCCGCCACCTCGAGCGCTCGCTCGGGGCGGTGCTCACAGGCCGGACCGTCGTGGCCATCGCCCACCGGCTGCACACGGCGCACGACGCCGACCGGGTGGCCGTCGTCGACGGCGGGCGGGTGCGCGAGCTCGGCACGCACGACGAGCTGGTCGCCGCCGACGGCGATTACGCGGCCCTGTGGCGCTCCTGGCGCGACGAGGGCTGA
- a CDS encoding GMC family oxidoreductase: MSADAPRPSTDTEPDVDLVVIGSGFGGSVAALRAAEKGHRVLVLEAGRRFEDEDFARTSWDLRRFLWAPRLGCYGVQRIHRLPDVVVLAGAGVGGGSLNYANTLYRPPSAFYRDPQWRDLADWEAELAPHYDTASRMLGVVTNRCDGPVERAMLGAAEDLGVADTFRRTPVGVFFGKPGETVDDPYFGGAGPRRTGCTECGNCMVGCRVGAKNTLMKNYLALAERLGVEIRPLRTVTRLGPVPGSDAGDGEPLYRVLHERTGPVGGRDRQVVTARRVVVAAGTWGTQTLLHAMRDEGELPSLSARLGHLTRTNSEALVGAMTEHAPRDVDLTRGVAITTSFHVDADTHVENCRYGVGSNAMGLLATLGVPGGTGRPRWREFLAMVARDPRPLVRMLPTTRRWSERIVVGLVMQSRDNSIRVSLRRSLGRRRLTSQQGHGEPNPTYIPQGQRAMEALAGRIASATGEYTVAGGSWPEVLDVPMTAHFLGGVPIGGSPDSGVLDRYQRVWGHPGVSVLDGSAISANLGVNPSLTITAQAERAMAFWPGRGEPDARPTQAELLADPGRSRRHAVTVPPRPVRPFGSGADRTAGCSD; encoded by the coding sequence GTGAGCGCCGACGCACCGCGGCCGTCGACGGACACCGAGCCGGACGTCGACCTCGTCGTCATCGGGTCCGGCTTCGGTGGCTCCGTCGCGGCGCTGCGGGCCGCCGAGAAGGGGCACCGGGTGCTCGTGCTCGAGGCCGGCCGGCGCTTCGAGGACGAGGACTTCGCGCGGACGTCGTGGGACCTGCGCCGCTTCCTGTGGGCACCCCGGCTCGGCTGCTACGGCGTCCAGCGCATCCACCGGCTGCCCGACGTCGTCGTCCTCGCGGGGGCCGGGGTCGGGGGCGGCTCGCTCAACTACGCCAACACCCTCTACCGGCCGCCGTCGGCGTTCTACCGCGACCCGCAGTGGCGCGACCTCGCCGACTGGGAGGCCGAGCTCGCCCCGCACTACGACACCGCCAGCCGGATGCTCGGCGTCGTCACCAACCGCTGCGACGGCCCCGTCGAGCGCGCGATGCTCGGGGCCGCGGAGGACCTGGGCGTCGCGGACACGTTCCGGCGCACCCCGGTCGGCGTCTTCTTCGGCAAGCCCGGCGAGACCGTCGACGACCCCTACTTCGGCGGAGCGGGCCCGCGCCGCACGGGCTGCACCGAGTGCGGCAACTGCATGGTGGGCTGCCGGGTCGGCGCGAAGAACACGCTCATGAAGAACTACCTCGCCCTCGCCGAACGGCTCGGCGTGGAGATCCGCCCGCTGCGCACCGTCACCCGGCTCGGGCCCGTCCCGGGGTCGGACGCCGGTGACGGCGAGCCCCTCTACCGCGTCCTGCACGAGCGCACCGGGCCGGTGGGCGGCCGGGACCGGCAGGTCGTGACGGCCCGTCGCGTCGTCGTCGCCGCCGGCACGTGGGGCACCCAGACGCTCCTGCACGCGATGCGCGACGAGGGCGAGCTGCCCTCCCTCTCAGCGCGGTTGGGGCACCTCACGCGCACCAACTCCGAGGCGCTCGTCGGCGCGATGACCGAGCACGCGCCGCGCGACGTCGACCTCACCCGGGGCGTCGCCATCACCACGAGCTTCCACGTCGATGCCGACACCCACGTCGAGAACTGCCGGTACGGCGTCGGCTCCAACGCGATGGGCCTGCTCGCCACCCTCGGGGTGCCCGGCGGCACCGGGCGGCCGCGGTGGCGAGAGTTCCTGGCGATGGTCGCGCGCGACCCGCGCCCGCTCGTGCGGATGCTGCCGACGACGCGACGGTGGAGCGAGCGCATCGTCGTCGGGCTCGTCATGCAGAGCCGCGACAACTCGATCCGCGTCTCGCTGCGGCGCAGCCTCGGCCGTCGCCGACTCACCTCGCAGCAGGGCCACGGCGAGCCGAACCCCACGTACATCCCGCAGGGGCAGCGGGCGATGGAGGCGCTGGCCGGCCGGATCGCCTCGGCGACAGGGGAGTACACGGTGGCCGGCGGGTCGTGGCCCGAGGTGCTCGACGTCCCGATGACCGCCCACTTCCTCGGCGGGGTGCCGATCGGCGGCTCGCCCGACTCCGGTGTGCTCGACCGCTACCAGCGCGTGTGGGGCCACCCGGGCGTCTCCGTGCTCGACGGGTCGGCGATCTCGGCCAACCTCGGGGTCAACCCGTCGCTGACCATCACCGCGCAGGCGGAGCGGGCGATGGCCTTCTGGCCCGGTCGCGGCGAGCCGGACGCGCGGCCGACGCAGGCCGAGCTCCTGGCCGACCCGGGGCGGTCAAGGCGCCACGCCGTGACCGTTCCGCCACGACCGGTGCGCCCGTTCGGGTCGGGGGCTGACCGAACGGCCGGATGCAGCGACTGA
- a CDS encoding DedA family protein, with product MESITGPVVDIIGSVGEVGVGGLIALETVLPPIPSEVILPFAGFAAADGRLNAPLAWVCATIGSLLGAAVLYWVGYALSYERLYQLAGKRWFLLFGQRDLDRGFRFFDRHGSVVVLVGRFVPFIRSVVSVPAGMDRMPLPRFLALTALGSGIWNAAFIALGYRLQENYDVVEQYVSPVSRGVVAVLVLVLVWLVVRRVRQRRAVEAGEEPAHFRPTYQPPTDDDDAQEPAPARD from the coding sequence GTGGAGAGCATCACCGGTCCGGTCGTCGACATCATCGGGTCCGTCGGCGAGGTCGGGGTCGGCGGGCTCATCGCCCTCGAGACCGTCCTGCCGCCGATCCCGTCCGAGGTGATCCTGCCCTTCGCGGGGTTCGCTGCCGCCGACGGGCGCCTCAACGCGCCGCTGGCGTGGGTGTGCGCGACCATCGGCTCGCTCCTCGGCGCCGCCGTCCTCTACTGGGTCGGCTACGCCCTCAGCTACGAGCGGCTCTACCAGCTGGCCGGCAAGCGGTGGTTCCTCCTCTTCGGCCAGCGCGACCTCGACCGCGGCTTCCGGTTCTTCGACCGGCACGGCTCGGTCGTCGTCCTCGTCGGGCGGTTCGTCCCGTTCATCCGCTCGGTCGTGTCCGTCCCGGCCGGGATGGACCGGATGCCCCTGCCGCGCTTCCTCGCGCTGACGGCGCTGGGCAGCGGCATCTGGAACGCCGCGTTCATCGCCCTCGGGTACCGGCTCCAGGAGAACTACGACGTCGTCGAGCAGTACGTCTCGCCGGTCAGCCGCGGGGTCGTCGCCGTCCTCGTGCTCGTGCTCGTGTGGCTCGTCGTGCGGCGCGTGCGCCAGCGCCGAGCCGTCGAGGCGGGCGAGGAGCCGGCGCACTTCCGGCCGACCTACCAGCCGCCGACCGACGACGACGACGCGCAGGAGCCCGCGCCCGCCCGCGACTGA